From one Onychomys torridus chromosome 12, mOncTor1.1, whole genome shotgun sequence genomic stretch:
- the Mb21d2 gene encoding protein MB21D2 isoform X2, whose product MVQKLDQKLPVANEYLLLSGGVREGVVDLDLDELNVYARGTDYDMDFTLLVPALKLHDRNQPVTLDMRHSALCHSWLSLRLFDEGTISKWKDCCTIADHINGATNYFFSPTKVADWFYDSISVVLSEIQKKPQRGMPKVEKVEKNGTIISIILGVGSSRMLYDIVPVVSFKGWPAVAQSWLMENHFWDGKITEEEVISGFYLVPACSYKGKKDNEWRLSFARSEVQLKKCISGSLMQAYQACKAIIIKLLSRPKAISPYHLRSMMLWACDRLPASYLAQEDYAAHFLLGLIDDLQHCLVNKMCPNYFIPQCNMLEHLSEETVMLHARKLSSVRSDPAEHLRTAIEHVKAANRLTLKLQRRGSATSIPSPQSDGGDPNQPDDRLAKKLQQLVTENPGKSISVFINPDDVTRPHFRIDDKFF is encoded by the coding sequence ATGGTGCAGAAATTAGATCAAAAGCTTCCTGTGGCTAACGAGTACCTGTTGCTCTCTGGAGGAGTCCGAGAGGGTGTGGTGGACCTGGACCTCGATGAGCTAAACGTCTATGCCCGTGGCACTGACTACGACATGGACTTTACCCTTCTGGTGCCAGCCCTCAAGCTGCATGACCGTAATCAGCCTGTGACACTCGATATGCGCCACTCAGCCTTATGCCACTCCTGGCTGAGCCTCCGGCTCTTCGATGAGGGGACGATCAGTAAATGGAAAGATTGCTGCACAATCGCAGATCACATCAATGGTGCCACCAACTACTTCTTCTCTCCCACCAAAGTGGCTGACTGGTTCTATGACTCCATCAGCGTCGTCCTCTCAGAGATACAGAAGAAACCCCAGCGAGGGATGCCAAAGGTGGAAAAAGTCGAAAAAAATGGGACCATCATCTCCATCATTCTGGGTGTGGGGAGCAGTCGCATGTTGTACGATATTGTCCCTGTGGTGTCCTTCAAAGGTTGGCCCGCGGTGGCCCAGAGCTGGCTCATGGAGAACCACTTTTGGGATGGGAAGATCACTGAGGAAGAGGTCATCAGTGGCTTTTACTTGGTGCCAGCTTGCTCCTACAAGGGTAAGAAGGACAATGAGTGGCGACTTTCCTTTGCCAGGAGCGAGGTGCAGTTGAAGAAGTGCATCTCGGGCAGTCTCATGCAGGCCTACCAGGCCTGCAAAGCTATCATCATCAAACTCCTGTCAAGGCCCAAGGCTATCAGTCCCTATCACCTTCGGAGCATGATGCTCTGGGCCTGTGACCGACTGCCCGCCAGCTACCTGGCTCAGGAAGACTATGCAGCCCACTTTTTGCTGGGCCTCATTGATGACCTGCAGCACTGTCTGGTCAACAAGATGTGCCCTAATTATTTCATCCCTCAGTGCAACATGCTGGAGCACCTGTCGGAGGAGACAGTCATGCTCCACGCCCGGAAGCTGTCCTCCGTGCGCTCAGATCCTGCCGAGCACCTGCGCACCGCCATCGAGCACGTGAAGGCAGCCAATCGGCTGACGCTGAAGCTGCAGCGGCGGGGCAGCGCCACCAGCATCCCCTCCCCACAGTCGGATGGAGGGGACCCCAATCAGCCTGATGACCGCCTGGCAAAAAAACTGCAGCAGCTAGTGACTGAGAACCCAGGGAAGTCCATCTCGGTCTTTATTAACCCCGACGACGTCACGAGGCCCCATTTCAGGATCGATGATAAATTTTTCTGA